A genomic window from Sphingobacteriales bacterium includes:
- a CDS encoding bifunctional oligoribonuclease/PAP phosphatase NrnA: MENIAALIEFLQTPRNIVITTHQKPDGDAMGSSLALYNYLQPSGHNVRVISPTEFPAYFGYLPNCEEVWNYLENPNLSQIAIGEADLIFCLDFNDLSRIEPLDAFIRENTNAQIVLIDHHLYPKDFAHYILHDLKACSTCELVYRFLGLVDAAYVPTKEVAECIYTGILTDTASFSNGATNKNALVITAHLLDCGLNILNVQEQLNQNGREEKLRFLGNALFRNMIIREDIGIGIIIVDKKDAYRFNLQTGDTEGLVNYPLTIKNVKVAVLIKQEPKIIKLSFRSKGDISVEKICREHFEGGGHRNASGGKSFLTIEETIDKIIDIFQNEKIV; encoded by the coding sequence ATGGAAAATATAGCAGCACTTATTGAATTTTTACAGACACCCCGGAATATCGTTATCACCACCCACCAGAAACCGGACGGTGACGCGATGGGTTCTTCCCTGGCGCTGTACAATTATTTACAGCCATCAGGCCATAATGTGCGCGTCATCTCCCCTACGGAGTTTCCGGCTTACTTCGGTTATTTGCCCAATTGTGAGGAAGTCTGGAATTACCTGGAAAACCCCAATCTGAGCCAGATTGCCATCGGTGAAGCCGATTTGATTTTCTGTCTTGATTTCAACGATCTGAGCCGGATAGAACCGCTCGATGCATTCATCCGGGAGAATACCAACGCTCAGATTGTGCTGATTGACCATCATCTCTACCCTAAAGATTTTGCGCATTATATCTTACACGACCTGAAAGCCTGCTCCACCTGCGAACTGGTGTACCGGTTTCTCGGTCTGGTGGATGCCGCCTACGTTCCTACCAAAGAGGTGGCGGAATGTATTTATACCGGCATTCTGACGGATACAGCCAGCTTTTCGAACGGTGCCACCAACAAAAATGCACTGGTGATTACGGCACACCTGCTCGACTGCGGCCTGAACATCCTAAACGTGCAGGAACAGCTAAACCAGAACGGCCGGGAAGAGAAACTGCGTTTCCTGGGCAATGCCTTGTTCCGCAACATGATCATACGGGAAGACATCGGCATCGGTATCATTATAGTGGACAAAAAAGACGCCTACCGTTTCAACCTGCAAACCGGCGATACGGAAGGGTTGGTGAATTATCCGCTGACCATTAAAAATGTAAAAGTAGCCGTACTCATCAAGCAGGAGCCCAAAATCATTAAACTTTCATTTAGAAGTAAAGGTGATATTTCCGTAGAAAAAATCTGCAGGGAACATTTTGAAGGCGGCGGCCACCGCAACGCCTCCGGCGGCAAATCTTTCCTGACTATCGAGGAAACGATTGACAAAATCATTGATATCTTTCAGAATGAAAAAATAGTATAA
- a CDS encoding nucleoside-diphosphate kinase, with protein sequence MATNRTFTMIKPDAVEANNIGPILAMMTEAGFKIVGMKYTKLSPEQAGQFYEIHKERPFYGELVEFMSRGPIVAAILEKDNAVEDFRKLIGATNPAQAEEGTIRKRFAKSIGENAVHGSDSDENAAIEGSFFFSQLERF encoded by the coding sequence ATGGCTACCAACAGAACTTTTACAATGATTAAACCCGATGCGGTGGAAGCGAACAATATCGGCCCCATTCTGGCGATGATGACAGAAGCAGGCTTTAAAATCGTGGGTATGAAATACACCAAATTATCTCCGGAACAGGCGGGACAATTTTATGAGATACACAAAGAACGTCCTTTTTACGGTGAATTGGTGGAATTCATGAGCAGAGGCCCGATAGTAGCCGCTATCCTGGAAAAAGACAATGCGGTGGAAGACTTCCGTAAGCTGATCGGTGCGACCAACCCTGCGCAGGCAGAAGAAGGAACTATCCGTAAGCGTTTTGCCAAATCCATCGGCGAAAATGCGGTGCACGGTTCCGATTCCGATGAAAATGCGGCGATAGAAGGAAGCTTCTTCTTCAGCCAGTTGGAAAGATTTTAA
- the era gene encoding GTPase Era, translated as MNHKAGYVNILGKPNVGKSTLMNALVGERLSIITSKAQTTRHRILGIVNGEDFQMIFSDLPGIIKPAYKMQESMMDFVRTSLEDADVFIYMVQIGDKPEKQPEEYEKIKKMNVPVIFLLNKMDIAEHDEVEQESQLWEADFPPAVVMPFSAKFNWNLEKLMKSLIGYLPESPPYFDKDEITDRPERFFVTEVIREKILLNYKQEIPYSCEVVFNYFMEDGDIIKISAEIYVERESQKPILIGKNGEMLKKVGTQARLDLEKFFGKKIFLETHVKVSDNWRNNESMLRKFGYRDY; from the coding sequence ATGAACCATAAAGCAGGCTATGTCAATATCCTGGGCAAACCGAACGTCGGTAAGTCCACACTCATGAACGCGCTCGTCGGGGAGCGGTTATCCATTATCACTTCCAAAGCACAAACTACCCGCCACCGGATTCTGGGAATCGTGAATGGGGAGGACTTTCAGATGATCTTTTCCGATTTGCCGGGTATCATCAAACCGGCTTACAAGATGCAGGAATCCATGATGGATTTCGTGCGCACGTCCCTGGAAGATGCGGATGTCTTTATCTATATGGTGCAAATCGGCGACAAGCCGGAAAAACAGCCGGAGGAGTATGAGAAAATAAAAAAGATGAATGTGCCGGTTATCTTTCTTCTCAATAAGATGGATATTGCCGAACACGATGAGGTGGAACAGGAAAGCCAGTTGTGGGAAGCGGATTTTCCGCCGGCAGTAGTCATGCCGTTTTCAGCCAAATTTAACTGGAACCTGGAAAAACTGATGAAAAGCCTGATCGGGTATTTGCCGGAAAGCCCGCCGTATTTCGATAAAGATGAAATCACCGACCGTCCGGAGCGCTTTTTTGTAACGGAGGTGATACGCGAAAAAATCCTGCTGAACTACAAACAGGAAATACCGTACAGCTGTGAAGTGGTCTTCAACTACTTTATGGAAGACGGCGATATCATTAAGATTTCAGCAGAGATCTATGTCGAACGCGAGAGCCAGAAACCGATACTCATTGGTAAAAACGGCGAAATGCTTAAAAAAGTGGGCACGCAGGCGCGCCTGGACCTGGAAAAGTTTTTCGGTAAAAAGATTTTTCTCGAAACGCACGTCAAAGTCTCCGACAACTGGCGGAATAATGAAAGCATGCTGCGGAAGTTTGGGTACAGGGATTATTAA
- a CDS encoding GIY-YIG nuclease family protein — protein MFVVYVLYSELNEKIYVGFTANLENRLLSHNVLAKKGWTINTDGALLYSI, from the coding sequence ATGTTCGTCGTATATGTCTTATATTCTGAGTTAAACGAGAAAATCTATGTAGGATTTACCGCTAATCTTGAAAACAGGTTGTTATCACACAACGTATTAGCTAAAAAAGGATGGACGATTAACACGGATGGAGCACTTTTATATAGTATATAG
- a CDS encoding GIY-YIG nuclease family protein, whose protein sequence is MFVVYVLYSELNEKIYVGFTANLENRLLSHNVLAKKGWTIKFRPWKLIYTESFDVKSDAMTREKQLKSAQGRAFIHSLIK, encoded by the coding sequence ATGTTCGTCGTATATGTCTTATATTCTGAGTTAAACGAGAAAATCTATGTAGGATTTACCGCTAATCTTGAAAACAGGTTGTTATCACACAACGTATTAGCTAAAAAAGGATGGACGATCAAATTCAGACCCTGGAAATTAATTTACACTGAATCATTTGATGTTAAATCAGATGCAATGACCAGAGAAAAACAGTTGAAATCTGCGCAGGGTAGAGCTTTTATTCATAGTCTTATAAAATAA